Proteins encoded in a region of the Paenibacillus pedocola genome:
- a CDS encoding Ger(x)C family spore germination protein produces the protein MRTKLLGLLALYLGVSVLLTGCWNSRELNDLAIVSGIGMDKLDDEDGYRVTFQIINPSSSAPTTGAASNRPPVMVITEKDTTVFGALRKASRRTTRQLFFAHTQLLIIGESLARSGVEHIFDIFERSHELRLNSAVLIAKNSDAASVLKILTTLESLPSTGLVKKTQNTARVWGENRKVDVFEIINGITGEGDFTINGIRVIGNAEEGMKKSSLEQTDPLAGSYMSGLGVFKNGKLISWLNGPESRGTQWLLDKLEETNVNIDSPDRKEDISVNIFYSKTAVKIDLQEGKPVFHIHIREEGSINEAGSFVDLSKEEELEKLKKELAEQTASEVKMALKAAQEKKADIFNFGNELKRTHPELWKTVKKDWDSVFAEGELDLQVDAYIRGTGMRLKPYIPVEKR, from the coding sequence ATGAGAACTAAGCTGCTTGGGCTGCTTGCCCTTTATTTAGGCGTTTCAGTCCTGCTGACCGGCTGCTGGAATAGCAGAGAACTGAATGATCTGGCGATTGTGAGCGGGATCGGAATGGATAAACTGGATGATGAAGATGGGTACCGTGTAACTTTTCAAATTATCAACCCGTCTTCATCGGCCCCAACTACCGGTGCTGCCAGCAATCGGCCACCGGTTATGGTCATTACCGAAAAGGATACGACGGTTTTTGGCGCTCTGCGCAAAGCCTCCAGACGGACGACCCGGCAGCTGTTTTTTGCCCATACCCAGCTGTTGATTATCGGTGAGTCGCTTGCGCGAAGCGGGGTTGAGCATATATTTGACATCTTTGAACGTTCACATGAACTGCGCTTGAATTCAGCGGTGCTAATCGCCAAAAATTCAGATGCTGCTTCAGTGCTTAAAATCTTAACTACCTTGGAGAGCCTGCCCTCTACGGGTTTAGTCAAGAAGACGCAGAATACGGCCAGAGTGTGGGGTGAGAACCGGAAGGTTGACGTTTTTGAAATCATTAACGGAATTACAGGTGAAGGTGATTTTACGATCAATGGTATTCGGGTTATTGGCAATGCAGAAGAAGGAATGAAGAAAAGCAGTCTGGAACAAACGGATCCGCTGGCCGGTTCCTATATGAGCGGACTTGGTGTTTTTAAGAATGGCAAGCTGATCAGCTGGCTGAACGGGCCGGAGTCCAGAGGCACTCAGTGGCTGCTGGATAAACTTGAAGAAACTAATGTGAACATCGATTCCCCGGATAGAAAAGAGGATATCTCTGTAAATATATTTTATTCCAAGACTGCTGTAAAGATAGATCTCCAGGAGGGAAAGCCGGTCTTTCATATCCATATCCGTGAAGAGGGAAGCATCAACGAAGCCGGCAGTTTCGTGGATTTAAGCAAGGAAGAGGAGCTGGAGAAGCTTAAAAAAGAGCTTGCGGAGCAAACCGCTTCCGAGGTGAAGATGGCTTTGAAAGCTGCGCAAGAGAAGAAGGCAGATATCTTTAACTTTGGCAACGAGCTGAAGCGTACACATCCGGAATTATGGAAGACTGTGAAAAAAGACTGGGATTCCGTTTTTGCTGAAGGAGAGCTGGATCTCCAAGTGGATGCTTATATCCGCGGTACAGGGATGAGACTCAAGCCTTACATCCCTGTGGAAAAAAGATAA
- a CDS encoding AI-2E family transporter has product MERLQVWPERFKKFFLNNKFVVSLLIILLVGINILVFSRVPFIFKPLSVLLHTVAAPLLLSGIAYYLLNPLVDRLEKRSKVKRAYGIVILYLIIAGIITLILLTVIPILRTQLIGLIDNFPKYSDQIQQEFIDLTGSELFGRIQENVGVGTDVGDLTSKVTTWATTFLNNAVNGVGNFVGALTEIILAVVTTPFILFYLLRDGKRLPDYLMRFIPNSLQPQSRMVMKEMNSQVASYIRGQIIVSCCIGALLYIGYLIIGLEYSLVLAIVAACTAVVPYLGPAIAITPALIVALVTSPFMLLKMVFVWTAVQLIEGKFISPQIMGKSLKIHPITIIFVIIFAGKMFGVLGIILAVPGYAVFKVIVTHLFQWFRFRSGLYQEIEEDKENSTKG; this is encoded by the coding sequence ATGGAGAGGCTGCAGGTATGGCCGGAACGGTTTAAAAAGTTTTTTTTGAACAATAAATTTGTCGTATCGCTGTTGATTATTCTGCTGGTAGGCATCAATATTCTGGTGTTCTCCAGGGTGCCTTTTATTTTCAAACCGTTATCGGTTCTGCTGCATACGGTAGCTGCGCCGCTGCTGCTGTCCGGGATCGCCTATTATCTGCTGAATCCGCTGGTAGACCGCCTGGAGAAACGGAGCAAGGTAAAAAGGGCTTATGGTATTGTAATCCTTTACCTGATTATTGCGGGAATTATCACACTCATTCTGCTGACGGTGATCCCGATCCTCCGTACCCAGCTGATTGGCCTGATTGATAATTTTCCGAAATACAGCGATCAGATCCAGCAGGAATTCATTGATCTGACCGGCAGCGAGCTGTTCGGGCGGATTCAGGAGAATGTGGGCGTGGGCACCGATGTGGGCGATTTAACGAGCAAGGTGACGACCTGGGCCACAACTTTTCTCAATAATGCAGTGAACGGGGTCGGAAATTTCGTAGGTGCATTGACGGAGATTATTCTAGCGGTGGTGACTACACCGTTTATCCTGTTCTATCTGCTCCGCGACGGCAAACGCCTGCCTGACTATCTGATGCGATTCATCCCGAACAGCCTGCAGCCGCAGTCCCGTATGGTGATGAAGGAAATGAACAGCCAGGTGGCTTCGTATATCCGCGGACAGATTATTGTCAGCTGCTGTATCGGTGCACTGCTCTATATCGGTTATTTGATCATCGGCCTGGAGTATTCGCTGGTACTGGCGATCGTGGCGGCATGTACGGCGGTAGTACCCTATCTGGGCCCCGCTATTGCCATCACGCCTGCGTTGATTGTGGCGCTGGTAACATCGCCTTTTATGCTGCTGAAGATGGTCTTTGTCTGGACCGCTGTTCAGCTGATTGAAGGCAAGTTCATCTCCCCGCAGATCATGGGTAAATCGCTGAAGATTCATCCGATTACCATTATTTTTGTAATTATTTTTGCCGGTAAAATGTTCGGCGTGCTCGGCATCATTCTGGCTGTTCCGGGTTATGCGGTGTTCAAAGTAATTGTGACCCACCTCTTTCAGTGGTTCCGGTTCCGCTCCGGACTATATCAAGAGATAGAAGAAGATAAGGAAAACAGCACGAAAGGATGA
- a CDS encoding carboxylesterase/lipase family protein, whose translation MTRPVADTIYGKLQGTQSGGVNVWRGIPFAAPPVGNLRFRAPQPPEPWDSVREALEFGPVAHQPASSSSIRFGGTQPVYSEDCLYLNVWAPAEVTEALPVMVWIHGGTFITGAGSQPMFEGANMASAGKVIVVTLNYRLGPFGFLHLSPFGRYDSNLGLLDQIAALKWVQDNIAAFGGDPRRVTVFGESAGSMSIAALLAMPAAKGLFAGAIMQSGAAQTLKPQQSAELGGAFLAELGLTPGGDLSLLNTAPAEDILAAAARMAYKLAGDSLSMFFQPAIDPETLPVEPSQAVAAGAASGIPLLIGTNLHEGNLFFRGDREGASFDQSLQALEMLMGAGNLAELASHYPKNWEGQAALLTDLYFWDNSIAFAEQQLPHAPVWMYRFDWTIPGHPVLDKAIHGAEIYYVFNTIELLHQYGLSVSQEMAAVSERMLGAWTAFAHRGSPEAPGLTWPNYVPGERATLIFDQETRVQVDPDREKRKRLLSAQATTPQAAALNDVQQPE comes from the coding sequence ATGACAAGACCCGTTGCGGATACTATATATGGAAAACTGCAGGGGACACAAAGCGGCGGAGTGAACGTCTGGCGCGGAATTCCTTTTGCTGCTCCGCCTGTGGGGAACCTGCGCTTCCGCGCTCCGCAGCCGCCGGAGCCATGGGACTCCGTCCGGGAGGCGCTGGAATTCGGACCGGTCGCCCATCAGCCTGCCAGCTCTAGCAGCATCCGCTTTGGCGGAACGCAGCCGGTCTATTCGGAGGATTGCCTCTACCTGAATGTCTGGGCACCGGCGGAAGTGACAGAAGCTCTGCCGGTCATGGTCTGGATTCACGGGGGCACCTTTATCACAGGGGCCGGCAGCCAGCCGATGTTCGAAGGGGCAAACATGGCCAGCGCCGGCAAAGTCATTGTAGTTACGTTAAATTACCGGCTGGGGCCTTTCGGATTTTTGCATCTGTCGCCGTTCGGCCGGTATGATTCCAATCTCGGCCTGCTGGATCAGATTGCTGCACTGAAATGGGTGCAGGACAACATTGCCGCCTTCGGAGGCGACCCCCGGCGGGTCACCGTCTTCGGCGAATCGGCAGGCAGTATGAGCATTGCCGCCCTGCTGGCGATGCCTGCCGCCAAGGGGCTGTTTGCCGGGGCCATTATGCAGAGCGGTGCAGCGCAGACCTTGAAGCCGCAGCAGAGTGCGGAGCTTGGCGGGGCTTTTCTGGCGGAGCTCGGGCTAACTCCCGGCGGTGACCTGTCGCTGCTGAATACGGCGCCGGCAGAGGATATTCTGGCCGCCGCTGCCCGGATGGCCTATAAACTTGCCGGCGATTCGCTCAGCATGTTCTTCCAGCCGGCCATCGATCCGGAGACATTGCCGGTAGAGCCGTCCCAAGCAGTAGCGGCGGGAGCAGCCAGCGGCATTCCGCTGCTGATCGGAACAAATCTGCATGAAGGAAACCTATTCTTCCGGGGAGACCGCGAGGGAGCAAGCTTTGATCAGTCCCTCCAGGCACTGGAAATGCTGATGGGTGCGGGCAATCTGGCGGAGCTTGCCAGCCATTATCCTAAGAACTGGGAAGGACAGGCAGCCCTTTTGACTGACCTGTATTTCTGGGACAATTCCATTGCCTTCGCCGAGCAGCAATTGCCGCATGCTCCTGTCTGGATGTACCGGTTCGACTGGACGATCCCCGGCCATCCGGTACTGGATAAGGCTATCCATGGCGCGGAAATCTATTATGTCTTTAATACGATAGAGCTGCTGCATCAGTACGGCCTGTCCGTCAGCCAGGAGATGGCGGCTGTCTCGGAGCGGATGCTCGGGGCATGGACGGCTTTTGCCCACAGGGGCAGCCCTGAAGCCCCTGGCTTAACCTGGCCGAATTACGTGCCGGGCGAACGCGCTACCCTGATCTTTGACCAGGAGACCCGTGTACAGGTTGACCCGGACCGGGAGAAACGCAAGCGGCTGTTATCGGCGCAGGCTACAACCCCGCAGGCTGCCGCTCTGAATGATGTGCAGCAGCCAGAATAG
- a CDS encoding GNAT family N-acetyltransferase, translating to MFQSFAVGDAVLHSAEFMKNEVQHSLIHNIVDYPDALRLTTTDRRLLFVQSKGYSPWLWVSGELEPAQRIRLIEQLIESLEELPDSDFPGITAEPQTARIFAGAYCAIRGKLYHTYMLLESYQCTEVRKPSGVQGTLVQAETSHIPVIAEFTAGFAWDAFGTSQPVEHYLPHADAAVRTGNLYLWMVDGAPVAMAKTVHRSARLCRINDVYTSRKFRKHGYASILVSELCEQVLAEGLTPVLFADGKNPDSNRVYQSIGFVQAGKIAEIKFE from the coding sequence ATGTTTCAGAGTTTTGCAGTCGGGGACGCAGTGCTGCACAGTGCGGAATTTATGAAAAACGAGGTACAGCATAGTCTGATTCACAACATTGTTGACTACCCGGACGCGCTTAGATTGACAACTACCGACAGGCGGTTGCTGTTCGTCCAGTCAAAAGGGTACAGTCCCTGGTTATGGGTTTCGGGCGAGCTTGAGCCGGCACAGCGTATCAGGCTGATAGAGCAGCTGATAGAGAGCCTGGAGGAGCTGCCGGACAGTGATTTTCCGGGAATCACTGCAGAGCCGCAGACGGCCAGAATCTTTGCGGGGGCGTATTGCGCAATACGCGGGAAGCTTTATCATACCTATATGCTGCTGGAATCTTATCAATGTACAGAGGTAAGGAAGCCAAGCGGTGTACAAGGAACTTTGGTGCAGGCCGAGACCAGCCATATCCCGGTTATCGCAGAGTTTACAGCAGGATTTGCCTGGGATGCTTTTGGAACGTCACAGCCGGTAGAACACTATCTGCCACATGCCGATGCAGCAGTCCGTACCGGGAATCTGTATCTTTGGATGGTGGACGGTGCCCCTGTAGCTATGGCAAAGACCGTTCACCGCAGCGCCAGGCTCTGCAGGATTAATGATGTATACACCTCCCGTAAGTTCCGTAAACACGGGTATGCCAGCATCCTTGTATCTGAGCTGTGCGAACAGGTTCTGGCGGAAGGTTTAACCCCGGTATTGTTTGCCGACGGCAAGAACCCGGATTCGAACAGGGTCTACCAGTCGATCGGTTTTGTGCAGGCCGGCAAAATTGCTGAAATCAAATTTGAATGA
- a CDS encoding GerAB/ArcD/ProY family transporter, protein MRKEVIGPFQLFAMIVLFELGTAVVVPIGLESGHAVWISILLALPGGILLYLVFADLYRQFPDLVISGYTRKILGRWIGWPLSLLYLPVLMYNGSRNLREAGDLLISSTYDRTPIFIINSIMVIAVMYILYKGIEVFSRTAEIYFWLIVIMGLVSNFVVIISGLVQLKNLFPIHPGEWLEALGSAYPSIWIFPYGELVCFTAILPHFSTRNKVKKTGIGAMALSAFLLSFTHAVEMSVLGMDIYSRTTFPMFTTITLVNVANFIQRLDAIVILTLIIGVFFKMSIYCYAAVSIAADLFNVKEPRKLVIPVGVVVLFSSFVSAENYPMHLKDGVAFLKYILPFMCAVIPILLFLVHRFRRRFGLYK, encoded by the coding sequence ATGCGAAAAGAAGTCATCGGTCCATTTCAACTGTTTGCCATGATTGTTCTGTTCGAGCTTGGAACGGCGGTTGTCGTTCCAATTGGTCTGGAGAGCGGACATGCGGTATGGATCTCGATTCTGCTGGCTCTGCCGGGCGGCATCCTCTTATATTTGGTTTTTGCTGATTTGTACCGGCAATTTCCTGATCTGGTGATTAGCGGCTATACCCGAAAGATTCTGGGGAGATGGATCGGTTGGCCGCTTAGTCTGTTATACTTGCCGGTCCTCATGTATAACGGTTCCCGAAATCTGCGGGAGGCAGGTGATTTGCTGATCTCTTCAACTTACGACAGAACACCTATCTTTATAATCAACTCCATAATGGTCATTGCAGTAATGTATATCCTGTATAAGGGGATTGAAGTCTTCTCCAGAACCGCAGAGATCTATTTCTGGCTGATAGTCATTATGGGGCTGGTCTCAAACTTTGTTGTGATTATTTCCGGGCTGGTCCAGTTAAAGAATCTCTTTCCCATACACCCGGGGGAGTGGCTGGAGGCACTCGGCTCCGCCTATCCCAGCATCTGGATTTTTCCGTATGGTGAACTTGTCTGCTTCACTGCCATCCTGCCTCACTTCAGTACCAGAAACAAGGTTAAGAAAACAGGCATAGGTGCTATGGCCTTAAGCGCTTTTCTGCTCAGCTTTACGCATGCCGTTGAAATGTCTGTGCTTGGAATGGATATATACAGCCGGACTACCTTCCCGATGTTTACCACCATCACACTAGTCAATGTGGCTAACTTTATTCAGCGGCTCGATGCCATTGTTATCCTGACGCTGATTATTGGCGTCTTTTTTAAAATGTCAATCTACTGTTATGCGGCGGTGTCGATTGCAGCGGATTTGTTCAACGTCAAGGAACCACGCAAGCTGGTGATCCCTGTTGGAGTTGTAGTGTTGTTCAGCTCATTTGTCAGTGCGGAGAATTACCCGATGCATTTGAAGGACGGGGTAGCTTTTCTTAAGTATATCCTGCCTTTTATGTGTGCTGTTATTCCCATTCTATTATTTCTGGTGCACCGCTTCCGGCGCAGGTTCGGATTGTACAAATAA
- a CDS encoding spore germination protein, whose translation MPKQTTESKPAEMANGKKQSPPIFENLEENLKQIQSKLGNSPDLIIRNYESLDHESHAAAVYINGLIDMERVEDYITHALSFDSLQEKAESAATALERFSFAKGKALSIGKEKIVEDQNSLLEGLLSGDTMLLFQGLTKALSVSTSGGEGRAVTEATTQVNIRGPKDSFTESLSTNLSLVRKRIKNPNLWIETLTIGAVTKTDVSIVHIHGLANEAMLQEFRKKLSEIHVDSILESGYIEQLIEENKYSPFPTIFNTERPDSVAGNLLEGRIALFIDGTPFVLIAPATFFMFFHTVEDYYQRYDVSSLIRLLRFMCLIVSLFGPAIFVAALNFHQEMIPTPLLINLASQREGVPFPVVIEVLLLEVTFEIIREAGIRMPSPIGQTVSIIGGLVLGQAAVQAGIVSPAMVIVVSLTGISSFATPAFNMALSIRLLRFVITFVSAYMGLYGIAITGLILIAHLCSLRSLGVPYMSPVAPFAAGDQKDIFLRTPLHFMKIRRRLVNPKSSVPGTTAQIRKDNPHEN comes from the coding sequence ATGCCTAAACAGACTACAGAATCCAAACCAGCAGAGATGGCTAATGGCAAAAAGCAAAGTCCGCCGATCTTTGAGAATCTCGAAGAGAACCTCAAGCAAATCCAGAGCAAACTTGGAAACAGCCCTGATCTGATCATACGTAATTATGAATCACTGGATCACGAAAGCCATGCGGCTGCTGTTTATATTAACGGTCTAATCGATATGGAGCGGGTAGAGGACTATATTACACATGCCCTATCATTTGACTCCTTGCAGGAAAAGGCAGAATCTGCGGCAACTGCGCTGGAACGGTTTTCTTTTGCCAAGGGGAAGGCATTAAGTATCGGCAAAGAAAAGATAGTTGAAGACCAGAATAGTCTCCTGGAGGGGCTCTTGTCCGGTGATACGATGCTTCTCTTCCAAGGCCTCACCAAGGCGCTCAGTGTCAGTACCAGCGGCGGTGAAGGAAGAGCCGTTACTGAAGCGACAACTCAAGTGAATATCCGCGGTCCCAAGGACAGCTTTACAGAATCACTGAGCACGAATCTGTCCCTGGTGCGGAAACGGATTAAAAACCCCAATTTGTGGATCGAAACGTTAACGATCGGAGCAGTAACTAAAACGGATGTGTCGATTGTGCATATTCATGGTTTAGCTAATGAAGCAATGCTTCAGGAATTCAGAAAGAAGCTGTCTGAGATTCATGTGGACTCTATTCTGGAATCGGGGTACATTGAGCAGCTGATTGAAGAGAACAAGTACTCACCATTTCCGACGATATTTAATACAGAGCGGCCGGACAGTGTAGCCGGAAATCTGCTGGAAGGAAGAATTGCTCTTTTCATAGATGGAACGCCGTTTGTTCTGATTGCGCCAGCCACCTTTTTTATGTTTTTTCATACGGTTGAGGACTACTATCAGCGCTATGATGTGTCCTCACTGATCAGGTTGCTCAGATTTATGTGCCTGATTGTTTCGCTGTTTGGTCCGGCTATCTTTGTCGCAGCACTGAACTTCCACCAGGAGATGATACCCACCCCTCTGCTGATCAACTTAGCCTCTCAGCGGGAAGGGGTCCCGTTTCCGGTGGTGATCGAGGTGCTACTGCTGGAGGTCACTTTTGAAATTATTCGCGAAGCCGGGATCCGCATGCCTTCTCCGATCGGCCAGACCGTATCGATTATCGGCGGGCTTGTCTTGGGACAGGCGGCGGTCCAGGCCGGTATCGTATCTCCTGCAATGGTGATTGTCGTTTCGCTGACAGGGATCTCAAGCTTTGCGACTCCGGCTTTCAATATGGCGCTGTCTATACGTTTGCTCCGGTTCGTTATCACCTTTGTGTCAGCATATATGGGACTGTACGGCATTGCGATTACCGGGCTGATCCTGATTGCCCATCTGTGCAGCCTGCGTTCTTTAGGAGTACCCTATATGTCTCCGGTAGCCCCTTTTGCAGCAGGGGACCAGAAGGATATCTTTTTGCGGACCCCTCTGCATTTCATGAAAATCCGCCGGCGGCTGGTGAACCCCAAGAGCTCTGTTCCAGGGACAACTGCTCAGATCCGCAAGGATAACCCTCATGAGAACTAA
- a CDS encoding (2Fe-2S) ferredoxin domain-containing protein has protein sequence MTTWNLQGTVNHLLICGGSSCRKHKGEEVAEAIEDEIEKQGAGRLIHTTVTRCNGRCSDSCVVISYPEGVWYKEITPKLGKALVRRLLEGERLEDNVVYTYEGQFLAAAERGTKGKKKK, from the coding sequence GTGACGACCTGGAATTTGCAAGGAACGGTAAATCATCTGCTTATCTGCGGCGGCAGCAGCTGCAGGAAGCATAAAGGCGAAGAGGTAGCTGAAGCGATAGAGGATGAAATTGAGAAGCAGGGGGCTGGGAGACTGATTCATACGACGGTTACCCGCTGCAACGGAAGATGCTCGGATTCCTGCGTGGTGATTTCCTATCCGGAGGGTGTGTGGTATAAAGAGATCACTCCGAAATTGGGCAAGGCACTGGTCCGCAGGCTGCTCGAAGGGGAGCGGCTCGAGGACAACGTCGTTTATACTTATGAGGGCCAATTCCTTGCAGCTGCCGAGAGAGGCACAAAAGGCAAGAAGAAAAAATAA